CCTCGAAGACGGCGCACGCCAGCTggctgctgatgctgctgctgctgtgcctTGCGCAAGCCGCCTCCGGTGCCGCCCCCACCGACGCCGAGGGCGCTGAGCTGCGGGAGAAGGATGCACTGTGCCACCCGCGCGGGTGCCTCGCCGTCTTCATGCAGCGGAGAACCTTCCGAGAGGCGGGACGCGGCTGCCGGGAGCGTGGCGGCACCCTAGCCACGATGCACGACCGCCAGACAGCCGACTACGTCCACCAGTTGCTGGCGGAGGCCGAGCCGCGCGGCGCCCGCCTGCGCCTGCGCCTTTGGATCGGCTTGCACCGCGCGCCGCGCCAGTGCTCCGCCACGCGCCCACTGAGGGGATTCGTCTGGGTCACCGGTAAATTGGGCCGGGTCAGGTCGGGTCGGCTTACTTGGCCACATATGAACCTATCAAAATTAAGTGTATGGAATcaatcatttgtatttaaaaacagaaaaaacacaagattgcGGAAAATATTTAGCGGAAACTTCAAAATGGAAATGCAGATGTAAATTTATACGAGCATTTCTGCTCAAATCCTAAAAGAATGAAGTAGAAAAGGCAAGTGAGCGCCTAATGTAACTAACGTAAGTCCACAACACTTGCATTTTAGTGACCTCTAGTGGCCATAAATTGAACACCATCTTTATATTACATTAGATTATTCAATCATCCATCAACCGAACCACCTAACCTCACGAGGATGTCTGCGGTGCACCCTGGCCTGGTCGCCAGCAAATTGCAGGGCACAGATTAAATTAATTGTAAAATTCTCAAATGTGATGGAATCTGGGAAGGCTTTTCTAGATTTGATTGCATTTGAGTAGATTCAATTGGATTAGAGTGGATTGAGTGAGGTCATGTTAAATGACAGATGAGAGTATATTTTATTAGACTGGATTGGTTTCCATGGATTCATTGAGTTATGGCCTTGGCGAGATGAACGTGAGCAAATGGCATGACCTTTTGGTGTTTGTTGCGCCCCCTGCAGGTGACCAGGAAGGACAGTTCACCAACTGGATGCGCGAGGAGGCGGTGGGCACGTGCGCGGCACCGCGCTGCGTGGCCATGGCCATGACTGTGAGCACAGCTGATGGGACCCGCCTCAACACCGACGACACCGACAACTTCAAGTGGTTGGACGGCTCTTGTGGCCTGGCGCTGGACGGCTACGTGTGTCAGTACCCCTCCAAGGGCATGTGCCCACCAGTGGAGGATGAGGGGTACGGCCCGGCCTTCTACTCGACGCCCTTCCAGCTGACCAGCCGGTTTCTGAGCCACGTGCCGTTGGGCTCGGTGGCCGCCCTCACCTGTCCGGCTGGAACCTCGGACAGCGCTACCGGCGACCAGACGGTGCTGTGCATGCAGAGAGACGACGGGTCGGTGGGCTGGTCTCGGGACGCGCCGCTGTGCGGGGCTAGCGCGGCACCGCCCGACCAGGACTTGTGCAGCGGCGACCACGGGTGCCAGCAGCACTGCCAAAACACCAACTCAGACTATTACTGCTACTGCTCGGAAGGTTACACGCTTGCCGAGGATGGCTACAACTGCGAGCTGGACCAGGTAGCCCCCACCGACCTTCCAGAGCTTTCCTCTCCAGATCAGCCCAGCAAGCCGCCGAGCGTCAAAGCAGCGTGCGTGGCCATGGGCTGCGAGCACGACTGCGTGGAGACGCCCCGAGGGGTCCGCTGCACGTGTCCCCCGGGGTACCAAATGGGCCCGGATGGACGTCGGTGCTCTGACGTGGACGAGTGTCAGCAGCAGCCATGCTCGCAGGCGTGCGTCAACGTGCCCGGAACCTTCCACTGCGCGTGCCACGCCGGCTACCAGGCCGACGACGAGGGCGAGTGCGTGGATGTGGACGAGTGCGAGGATGAGGGCAGCTGCGAGGGCGCCTGCCAGAACACCCAGGGCTCCTTCACCTGCGCCTGCCGCTACGGTTACCAGTTATCGGAAGACGGCACATGCCAGGACGTGGATGAGTGCGTGGGGGCGTCACCCTGCCAGCAGCAGTGTCTCAACTACTTAGGCAGCTACCAGTGTTACTGCGACGTCGGCTATGAACTACAGGCCGACGGACTCAACTGTCAGCCGATGCCCGCCGACGAAGAATACTCCACTTTGACCCCGGACCCCACCGACCCGGCCCACGGATCAGACTGGGACCGTGACGGCTCGCACAACGCTGGCCCACACTTTGACGTCCAGTGGCTAACGACCACCTCCAACGAGCGCCTGAACGACTGGTACCCTTCGTCGAGGCGGTACCGGACGGAGCGTCCGCCCGAGGCGGGGCGAAGCGACGGCGAAGGACTACGCCCCACAGCCGGAGGTCAAGAAGGTGAAGACGAAAGCGGCCGTGACAAGAGCAAACAAGACAAGAGCTGGCTGCTGGTGGCGCTGCTGGTACCGCTGTGCGTGTTCCTGGTGGTGATGTTGGCCCTGGGCATAGTCTACTGCACCAGCTGCGCCGTGGACAAGAACATGCGTGTGTCAGAATGCTGCCGCTGGATCCTCCCCGGGCCACAGCCCGAAAACGTTCAGCCTGAAGCGCGAGCGTGACGCTGATGGGGGACACTGTCCTGTAATATGGTCACGTGTCACATGACGATGTTTCATGAACACATCGCAGGAGCATTTTCCATGACCATGTCACAAGGTCAGGTGACAAGTCAtatggcatgttgatgatatGTGGTTATGTGATGTGGTCATGTGCCGATATTGGTGATGAGACAAGACCATAGCACTTGTGGAACACTGGTTGTGAGAGattggtcacgtgacatggTCCCGTTGCAAGGTCATATGATGTTGGTCTCTAAACATTTGTCATGTAACATGGTCATGTCATTCATGCCACATCACATTGTCATGTGGTCTGGTCATGCAACATGATCATGTAAATGTGGTTATGTGACTCGTCATTAGTCATGTAGCATGGTGACGTGACATTGGTTAAGTGACAATGGTCTTTTGACATGGTCACGTAACATGTGCCACGTTACATGATCATGTGACATGACCATCATAAAGCCAGCACTAACTTTCTGTCTCTCCCAcaatttttgtaaataaatcatttccatttcattttgaaacacAATAAAAGTGACTTTAAGAAAACCACCTGGTTACAGTTACTGTGATACATTCTCGAAACTTATGGGATTTACAAATTAGCTATGAACAGTACAGTATATGGATTCAGCATGACATCACTGCCACTCGTGACGTCACCGTTGATAAATCATTATTTGTTTACCATGAACGTAACAGGCGTGGGgatgtagctcagtggtagagcgcATGCTTCGCATGTATGAGGTCCCGGGTTCAATCCCCGGCATCTCCATTTTGGAGCCTGGCCAATTTTGATTAATTGAAAACAAGACAAGGTTGACTATACAGTACACTCAAATACAAACGTAATAGTTGGATATTGAATGTGGGCTTTCTGCAAATATTAATGTAATGCATAATAATTAATAGTTCGATTGTGGGGGTTGGTCAGGCAGTAGTTTTCCGTGGCATGTGAGTACCGATTGCGAAAAATACGTGCCGACACGTAAAAACGGATGCTGGTTCCACTGGGGCTCGAACCCAGGACCTTCTGCGTGTAAAGCAGACGTGATAACcgctacactatggaaccatCCGACAGTCCATGGCATAAAGTTATCAATTTATAGATGCATGTACCATCTGAAAAGCCGATCCGATTTCAAGGTTTTGACAATGTAATTCGTCGAGTAATTCGTTTCAGTTACGTTAAGCCAAAGTCTGTAAGTTCCGGAATTGGCCGTTGTTTCCTGGCGCTGTGGTGCAAGTAACAAAGAGAGTATTTCCGTACATGCACATGTATTTCCGGGTCGTGTCACTCGGCTAGGCTATCAGACGTGCATACGCGGTCATGTTGGTAGGGGCGGTTTCCTTGCTAATGCTTAGGGAAAAGtaatcatatgataaacaGGAGAGAAATGACAGGGTTGGAAACTTATTTTGACCTTGTGATTATTTTGGAGTGCTGACTTGCGTGTTGCACAAAAGTGATGCTGGCTCTCCTCGCTTGCAAGCGAAAAATGGGCAAACTGTTTATTCAAGTTTATTCAAGTTGATACTGATGTAGACTGATAACACTGCAAAAAATGCAAGATGGTTGCAACGCATGAGCTGAAGCTCCACAACTCATGTCAACATAGTTCCTTGGCACCAAGATGCCAGAATGTGTCCCCCAAAGCAAGCGCATTTGTCCTGACCAAACATTGTCCTTTGAGGGGTGGTCAGCATTCTCCCGCATGTCCTCCTAGATGTTCTCCCTGCGTCCCGGATCCACAACCAGAACTTTGCACTCTCGCTTGGCGATCTTGTCCAGCGACAGAAGGCTTTTGTCCTGCGGTGGCAAGTAGAGCGGCCGACCCACTGGAGAACCCACCGGGGGCGTGATGGCGCGCCGCTCCATGGCGCTGCCCGTCCTGAGTCGCACATGCACAAGCAGTCAGGTCCAAGACAACATTTATTTGGAGCAGGAGAGTGAGAAACAAGCGAGTGAGGTTGCGTTCTCACCTCATGATGTGCGAGCGAGACGGCTGCTGGTGGGAGAAGGACTGGGAGCGACCCAAACTGGCCTGGTGGCGGTCTAGCAGGTCTCGCATTGCCGGGCTGGATGGGCTGTTCTTACCTGAGTGCATTCAGACTCAAGAATCAGATGACATGATTGACGCCGCAGTTCGCAGAAGGTAAGAGGTCACGTTCAAGCAGAAGCACCAAACGTCATCTGCCTAACTTCTACTTGGTGTCTTCTTCAGATCTCCTGAATTCCTCTTCAAAGTCTAGGCAAGGTGCACCTACGTGAGAGTGGCCTGGCGTCAGGTGGCGGGTTGGACACAGATGCCGTGAATTGCAGCTTGAGCTTCATGTGCTGACTCAGCTGAGGAGGCAAAAAGGACGGCCAGGTAGGTCATCCATCTCTCTCTCATTTCCGACTCGCTAATTTTAATTCCTTTCAACATAATAGACATAAACTTGGTTTGGGAATCCAGATGGAATTTGTAAAGTGATGAGCGTGACGGCGCCCCCTACAGGTGGTACCTCATAGAGTCCCGGTCGGAGGATCTGGAAGGCTACGCTGAAGGTCAGCGTGCTGCCCTTGCGACAGTGGCCCAGGTTGCTGAGGGGGGTGTGGCACACCACCGCAGAAAGCGTGGTGTCCTCTCTCTGACCGCGCCCTGAAAATACAAACTGCGCCGTCAAGGACTACATGGTCCAATTTCCAATCATCCATTTGGTTAAGAACAGGACCACAGCACAAACCCACCCTCGGGGGTCCAGACCAGGCGCACGGACAGGAAGTCCTGCAGGTTGTTGAGCAGCACATATTTGACCTTGAAGTGCTCCTTTACCTCGACGGTGCTGGGACAGCTTGCCGTCATCACGAAGCGCGGCCGGTCCAGGCGGACGCTTGGCAACCTGGTGGATGCGCAGCGCTGGCAAGTAAGTCACTATACCTACTCAGAATATTTTGGATTCATATAGAAATATAATAAGTGAAATATGACCTGTAGTGGGTGTAGATGCAGTTGGTGAAGGGCATCTTGGCAGTTGACCACTGCAGCACAGCAACCAGAGGGACCTCCATCCCCTGAGAAGAAGGACGCAAACATTAGGGGGAGCACATTTTGGATCCAGAACGCCTTCCAAACGCACCTCATTGGACTCGTCCAGCGGCATGTCGTTGAGGTGCAACTGGAACAGGAAGTCGTGCTCCTCCAAGGCACCGAGCATGCTGGGAAGGCGGCAGGCGGCGCTGTCCACTTTGCAGAAAGACGCCATGCCCACCTCGCCTGAGTGGTGGCTGCGATGCCACGAGCATATTAAAGCAGAGATTCCTCCAACGTTTTGAACCAACCACCTCCTGAAAAATGCATTTCCTACGCACCAAACGTTGTCCACCAACAGCACAGAGCCGTCGGGCATGACGGGCAAGTAGGAGGCGTTGAGGTCCGGCAGAATACGAAGGTCCCGCACGCTCACTTCCTCCTGCGACGACTTGTTTAATACTGAGCACGAGCAGAAGAAGAACGTCACTTCGGCTTTTGATGGCAGCGGCTCGACATGTTGATGCGCTTTACCTTTGAGCACAGCCAGGTGGCGCCCCGAAACGCTCATCAGCTTACAGCGCACGGAGGGAGGCGGCAGGACGGTCAAGGTGGTGCTCACTAAGTCAAGACAGGTTTGAGGGACACAGTTGCCCACCCTTCAAAGCTTTGAGCACGGAAAGCAAACCTTGAGCCTTGAAGGTGTTCAGGTCTTGTCTGAAGGTGAGTGACGGTTCTCGTTGCTGCAGCACGCTCAGATAGCCCAACTCCTGCACCTCCGCTTGCTCCGCCTCCTTCTTCCACACTGTGACCATCACCTGAGGCGACACACAATTTGGACATTGAGGATGCACGAGGACGAGTGTGGCGGAAAGATGGCTGGGGACTTGAATGTGAAGCTAAGGATCTACTATTTTCTGAGATGCTGACGTGTGAGGGACcaccttgactttgacagtGCTGACAGGGAGTTTGTCCAAGGAGACGGTGAGCGGAAAGATGACCTCGTCCTCCAGAACCATCGGCTCATCCAGAGGAGACTGCACAACGTGGAGGACAAATGTAAAGAGGAGCTCTCAGCCCACGCCACGCATTCCGCACTGACCTGGAACGGAGCCCTGCGGAACTCCCGGCCGGTTGACCCACAAGAGTTGTGAATGAGCAGCGGCTTGCAGTCCCGGAAGGTCCGACATCGCGAGTCCACTCTGCTGCCCAGCGCTGCGATGGccgcctccgccgccgccatgtAGTCATCCCCGGCGTCATCGCCGCCCTCGTCCCCGCTGCTGCCGTAGTCGTGGTGGTGCTGGCCGGCCCGGTGCCGACCGCTCTCGCCTGGACTCACGCTGGCCACGGCGCACAGTGAGCCGGCCAGCTCGCGCCAGGCACGACCGCTGCATGTTTCGGTCCCGAAACCGTCCCCTGATGAAGAACAAGCAGTACTGTCAGTTCAGAAATAATTATTGACGATTATTAATGTGATATTTCACTCATGAAACTGTTGGAGCAATGAGAGAGAGTATGTATTGCAGTCAATTAACATAGAGCATCTGCTTCCTCCTGCTCCACCCCCccaactcctcctcctccgtccTTACCCGGGCCTGTCTTGGTCGGCGTCGCCCTTCCGGCGTCCCTGCAGCGCAGCACCAGCAGGAAACGGACCGTCTCTCCCAGGTAGAGATGGCTCCTGCGTGGTAGAGTGCGGTATTGGGCCGGCTCGGACAGGTCCGTGATGGGCACCGCCGGGAAATACATGAAGTACTCGCACTGAGACTCCATCATCTGCACCATGGCGACGGGCGGAtgcggaggaagaagaggaggaagaggatgccCAGGCCTGACTTGGAGCGCCATCTGTTGGAGGCGACGCTGCTACTGCAGGCCTTCGATGCCGCAGAAGTGGACTTATCATGTCTGGCCTCTCGGCTATGTTGCCCGTTATAATTAactgtaacttttttttaaataataataataattcaggCTCCTGGGCCTCTTGGCCAGTGACATCCAAACAGATGGCATATGATGTACTTATAGCACGTACTGTATTTAAATTCGACGCGGAAAAGTGACGTTGTTACCCGAAGTGGTCTTATTGGTCGAGGCTGAATGATGTCATTATTACGCGTCGCTGCTTCTGAAGCAGCAAAAGTGAGACAGGCAACTTAAAAGACTGTCGACCTTCCAAATTACAACGGGGAAGCGGAGATCGCATCAAAGAAGCAAACATTTCTGTCAACTGCTGCCATTTTAGGCCCAAtggaaaaaggaggaggagaacaaGGAAGGAAAAGGGGCGCTTCCGGTGTAGCAGCATGATAAGGCTCATAACCGACACGcttgctggaggaggaggcaaaAATGTGGACTGGTATCTACTGACATTCTCGGACTGAACACCGTCGTGTGAATCAATGGTGTGAAACTTTGAAACTTCTATTTAAGAGAAGCCTGCTGATTACATTAAGGTAAGATTCTTTGATGTCAGACAAGActgggaaagaaagaaaaaagaaaatatcttgTTTAGCTTCCATTACTGGCGACATTCTATCCAGCAAGAGAATCTTGAACAGTCCCAGTAATTAGAATCACGAGACATTCTTGAGTGATTTGGACCATGGTCTCTATAATCAGCCAGGACACTGATTCCTGTACATGTCTCTTTTATAATCTTACAGTGCTGTCAAGTAATGGAGGCCCAAGCAGATGAAAAGATATGTGGGAAATTGAGGCTAGCCTGCGGTCTCTACAATTACAAGCTGAGGGACGTCTTCACGTGGTGAGTGCTTGGATTAccgacttgtttttgttggaaaGTCATCCGAGGTAGTGGGGGGGCTTGATCCACCCGTGCTCTCTTTTTCCCAGGGATCTGTTGAAGACCTTGGTTATGGGCCAGGTCTTGTCCCTGATGATCTGCGGCACTGCGGTAAGCTGCCAGTACCTGGCCGACGCCGGCGTGGAGGTGCCCATGTTGCAGAGCTTCCTCAACTATGCCCTACTGCTGCTGGCATACTGCCCCTTCCTCTGCACCCACAAAGGTATAAACAGTTCGTCTTAGTCTGACTCCATTATCTAGACTATTTTTCCTCCAGTCATACTGTTGTTATAGTTCAAGGTGACTTTACATGATAATGAAAAGCAGTTTTTATAAGCAAGCCTTTATGCCAGTGGCCAAAGTTCCACCCAGGCCACATACTCTCAAGTGATCAATACATTTATACAAGTGTAAATCATATTCGAAAATCTGAAGTACACTTGTtgcatatatgtgtgtgtgtgtgtgtgcaggagaGCAAACCTTCTCGCAAGTGTTGAAGTCCAAGTGGTGGAAGTACCTGCTGATGGGTCTGGCCGACGTAGAGGCCAACTACACGGTCGTCATGGCCTACCGCTACACCACGCTGACCAGCATCCAGGTGAGACACAACAGCAAGTAGTACAGTGTTGTTGTGTACTCCGttttaatgaataataattaaGGATTATGGATGTTTTATCAAATTGGCCTGCAGCCATTTCATAAATATGTTGATTGGTATCATATCAATACTGCCCCGTGTGTTTCGCAGCTGCTGGACTGCTTCGTGGTGCCGGTGCTGATGGTCATGTCCTGCTTCCTGCTGAAGACTCGCTACAGGCCGCTACACTACGTCGCCGTGACCGTTTGCCTGCTCGGCGTGGGCACCATGGTGGGCGCCGACATGATGGCCGGAAGAGACCAGGGATCCAGTAAGGAGGCCGTCCGTCGTCTTTCTCCTTTCTATGCTGTCCGTGCCATCTTCTATTAATGGAACGACTCCACAGCCAGCGATTTCTTGTTGGGCGACAGCTTGGTGCTGATTAGCGCCGTCCTTTACGCCGTGTCCAACATGTGCCAGGAGTTCACCGTGAAGAACCACACCCGGGTGGAGTTCTTGGCAATGATGGGCTTCTTCGGGACGATCATCAGTGGGATTCAACTGTGAGCTTTCTACCCCGCAAACAATTTTATTAGAAAGAGACAAAGAACAAACTCAGGTAGAAcctgttgttgtcttttgcAGAGCTGCACTGGAAGTTAGTGCGCTGAAGAAAATCAAGTGGAACTTTCACATTGGTgagtttttttgaaaaatatttcatgagcCTAATGTTACAATGGCGTAGAATTATTTTGGGAGAACCCCTACTCTAACCCATCtccgttgttttttttgtgtgtgtgtggcacagCCATGCTTTTTGTTCTCTATGTGGTGTGCATGTTCACACTGTACAGCTTCATGCCGGTGGTGGTGAAGAGGACAAGCGCCACCGCTGTCAACCTGTCACTTCTCACTGCTGACCTCTTCAGCCTTTTCTGTGGGCTCTTCCTGTTCCACTACACGGTAGGAGGGTGGGGGTGGAGAAATAATGTCTGTCTTAGTCGCCATTTGGGGGCGCTCCCTACCCCCGCGAATAATCGAGGCCTGCTTAAAAGAGATTTGTAAATGTGtcaagatgccacaagatggctgcAAAACACCAGGGCCATGCATCTAGTTGAGTTACACATTTTGGAACACTTCTCAAAAACGCAACATTTTCGTTTCCAGTTCTCAGCGCTGTACATCATGGCGTTCATCTTTATCATGGTGGGCTTTGTCACTTTCAACGCCGTGCCCACGTACTCTGCTCAGCCTGAGCGTGAGCCCGACTCCGGCAACTCGTCGGACCTGGAGGCCCGAAGCGCATCGGACCACCTGTTGCCAGCTGACACAGTCAGACAAAGTCATGTGACATTGGTCTCTGCACTCTGACggcacaagaagaagaagctgcaAGTCTTTCTGTTTTAAGAAAGGCTTAAATGTCTTCTATCATACTGTTACAAAAACAGGAACAAGGCTGTTTacgttgattaaaaaaaaaagctactgTTCATTTGTTACTTTTGCCTACCTGGTGTTGTTGATTCACACTTCCAAAAGTGTTCTTGATCGAGAAGTGTTCTTTTCTGCTGCTAGACCTTTTATACCCATTGATTTGATGGCGTTTGTAGTTCTGTAGTGCATTACC
The sequence above is drawn from the Syngnathus acus chromosome 14, fSynAcu1.2, whole genome shotgun sequence genome and encodes:
- the LOC119133429 gene encoding endosialin-like; the encoded protein is MWPLWKRFCALCTSKTAHASWLLMLLLLCLAQAASGAAPTDAEGAELREKDALCHPRGCLAVFMQRRTFREAGRGCRERGGTLATMHDRQTADYVHQLLAEAEPRGARLRLRLWIGLHRAPRQCSATRPLRGFVWVTGDQEGQFTNWMREEAVGTCAAPRCVAMAMTVSTADGTRLNTDDTDNFKWLDGSCGLALDGYVCQYPSKGMCPPVEDEGYGPAFYSTPFQLTSRFLSHVPLGSVAALTCPAGTSDSATGDQTVLCMQRDDGSVGWSRDAPLCGASAAPPDQDLCSGDHGCQQHCQNTNSDYYCYCSEGYTLAEDGYNCELDQVAPTDLPELSSPDQPSKPPSVKAACVAMGCEHDCVETPRGVRCTCPPGYQMGPDGRRCSDVDECQQQPCSQACVNVPGTFHCACHAGYQADDEGECVDVDECEDEGSCEGACQNTQGSFTCACRYGYQLSEDGTCQDVDECVGASPCQQQCLNYLGSYQCYCDVGYELQADGLNCQPMPADEEYSTLTPDPTDPAHGSDWDRDGSHNAGPHFDVQWLTTTSNERLNDWYPSSRRYRTERPPEAGRSDGEGLRPTAGGQEGEDESGRDKSKQDKSWLLVALLVPLCVFLVVMLALGIVYCTSCAVDKNMRVSECCRWILPGPQPENVQPEARA
- the LOC119133430 gene encoding microtubule-associated protein 11-like; protein product: MALQVRPGHPLPPLLPPHPPVAMVQMMESQCEYFMYFPAVPITDLSEPAQYRTLPRRSHLYLGETVRFLLVLRCRDAGRATPTKTGPGDGFGTETCSGRAWRELAGSLCAVASVSPGESGRHRAGQHHHDYGSSGDEGGDDAGDDYMAAAEAAIAALGSRVDSRCRTFRDCKPLLIHNSCGSTGREFRRAPFQSPLDEPMVLEDEVIFPLTVSLDKLPVSTVKVKVMVTVWKKEAEQAEVQELGYLSVLQQREPSLTFRQDLNTFKAQVSTTLTVLPPPSVRCKLMSVSGRHLAVLKVLNKSSQEEVSVRDLRILPDLNASYLPVMPDGSVLLVDNVCHHSGEVGMASFCKVDSAACRLPSMLGALEEHDFLFQLHLNDMPLDESNEGMEVPLVAVLQWSTAKMPFTNCIYTHYRLPSVRLDRPRFVMTASCPSTVEVKEHFKVKYVLLNNLQDFLSVRLVWTPEGRGQREDTTLSAVVCHTPLSNLGHCRKGSTLTFSVAFQILRPGLYELSQHMKLKLQFTASVSNPPPDARPLSRKNSPSSPAMRDLLDRHQASLGRSQSFSHQQPSRSHIMRTGSAMERRAITPPVGSPVGRPLYLPPQDKSLLSLDKIAKRECKVLVVDPGRRENI
- the LOC119133432 gene encoding solute carrier family 35 member F2-like, whose translation is MEAQADEKICGKLRLACGLYNYKLRDVFTWDLLKTLVMGQVLSLMICGTAVSCQYLADAGVEVPMLQSFLNYALLLLAYCPFLCTHKGEQTFSQVLKSKWWKYLLMGLADVEANYTVVMAYRYTTLTSIQLLDCFVVPVLMVMSCFLLKTRYRPLHYVAVTVCLLGVGTMVGADMMAGRDQGSTSDFLLGDSLVLISAVLYAVSNMCQEFTVKNHTRVEFLAMMGFFGTIISGIQLAALEVSALKKIKWNFHIAMLFVLYVVCMFTLYSFMPVVVKRTSATAVNLSLLTADLFSLFCGLFLFHYTFSALYIMAFIFIMVGFVTFNAVPTYSAQPEREPDSGNSSDLEARSASDHLLPADTVRQSHVTLVSAL